A window of the Thalassospira indica genome harbors these coding sequences:
- a CDS encoding polysaccharide biosynthesis protein yields the protein MELLKDKVLMITGGTGSFGSTVVRRFLNSGVREIRIFSRDEKKQEDMRIALKDSKAKFYIGDVRNYDSVHQAMHGVDYVFHAAALKQVPSCEFYPMEAVRTNVLGAENVLNAAVANGVKRVVVLSTDKAVYPINAMGISKAMMEKLMIAKARLRSEGETVLCATRYGNVMASRGSVIPLFVDLIKAGKTLTVTDPEMTRFLMSLEDSVDLVLHAFEHAKQGDIFVQKAPASTVGDLAQAMKELFSANNAIQIIGTRHGEKLYESLLSREEMARAEDMNRYYRIPSDDRDLNYAKYFVEGEASISKSEDYTSHNTEQLNVEQIKALLLTLDFIQDALNA from the coding sequence ATGGAACTTCTCAAAGATAAGGTTCTGATGATTACCGGTGGCACCGGTTCGTTCGGCAGCACGGTCGTCAGGCGGTTTCTCAACAGTGGTGTGCGTGAGATTCGCATTTTCAGCCGGGATGAGAAGAAGCAGGAAGACATGCGCATTGCGCTGAAGGACAGCAAAGCGAAGTTCTATATCGGTGATGTGCGTAACTATGACAGTGTTCATCAAGCCATGCATGGCGTAGATTATGTTTTTCATGCTGCCGCGCTCAAGCAAGTTCCTTCTTGCGAGTTTTATCCGATGGAGGCAGTAAGAACTAATGTATTGGGTGCAGAGAATGTGCTCAATGCCGCTGTTGCAAACGGTGTAAAACGGGTCGTTGTACTCAGTACGGACAAGGCAGTTTATCCCATTAACGCAATGGGTATTTCAAAGGCCATGATGGAAAAGCTGATGATTGCCAAGGCGCGGTTGCGCAGCGAAGGCGAAACGGTTTTGTGCGCGACGCGTTATGGGAATGTGATGGCGTCGCGTGGGTCTGTAATTCCGCTTTTCGTCGATTTGATCAAGGCAGGCAAAACGTTGACTGTGACCGATCCAGAAATGACGCGTTTTTTGATGTCACTGGAAGATTCGGTGGATCTTGTGTTGCATGCATTTGAACATGCAAAGCAGGGCGATATTTTTGTGCAAAAAGCGCCAGCTTCAACGGTTGGTGATCTAGCACAAGCGATGAAAGAGCTGTTTTCTGCCAATAATGCAATTCAAATTATCGGTACTCGACATGGTGAGAAGCTTTATGAGTCACTGCTGTCTCGTGAAGAGATGGCGCGAGCCGAAGACATGAATCGCTATTACCGAATTCCGTCCGATGATCGGGATTTGAACTATGCCAAGTATTTTGTTGAGGGTGAGGCATCAATTTCCAAGAGCGAAGATTACACCTCGCACAACACAGAACAACTCAATGTAGAGCAAATCAAGGCCCTGCTGTTGACGCTCGATTTTATTCAGGATGCCTTGAATGCTTAA
- a CDS encoding metal ABC transporter ATP-binding protein, giving the protein MSSAKLVAESGKILDVASKDAPLTVRGLTVSYGNKPAVFSVDASIPAGSMTAIIGPNGAGKSTFLKGALGVVPRLSGEVRIFGKLFEDARDRVAYVPQRASVDWDFPARVIDVVLMGLYGSVGLFRLWRARHREQAMECLKRVGMADFADRQIGQLSGGQQQRVFLARALAQNAEFYLLDEPFAGVDAATERAIVSVLKELKSEGRTVVCVHHDLSTVAEYFDRVLLINVRRIAEGPVDTTFTAENLQETYGGRLAATHIDELHLA; this is encoded by the coding sequence ATGAGCAGCGCCAAACTGGTTGCAGAATCAGGCAAGATACTGGACGTCGCATCCAAGGACGCGCCGCTGACCGTGCGCGGACTTACGGTATCTTATGGCAATAAGCCGGCTGTGTTTTCCGTTGATGCTTCGATCCCGGCGGGCTCCATGACCGCAATCATCGGCCCGAATGGTGCCGGCAAATCGACTTTCCTGAAAGGTGCACTTGGTGTGGTGCCGCGCCTTTCCGGCGAAGTGCGCATTTTTGGCAAGCTGTTTGAAGATGCCCGCGATCGCGTCGCCTATGTGCCGCAGCGCGCCAGTGTGGATTGGGATTTCCCGGCGCGTGTGATCGATGTCGTCCTGATGGGGCTTTATGGATCGGTCGGGCTGTTTCGCCTGTGGCGCGCGCGCCATCGGGAACAGGCGATGGAGTGCCTGAAACGCGTTGGCATGGCCGATTTCGCAGATCGTCAGATCGGCCAACTTTCCGGCGGCCAGCAGCAACGTGTCTTTCTGGCGCGTGCCTTGGCCCAAAATGCCGAGTTCTATTTGCTTGATGAGCCGTTTGCCGGGGTGGATGCTGCGACTGAACGCGCGATTGTTTCTGTGCTTAAGGAACTTAAATCCGAGGGCCGCACAGTCGTCTGCGTGCATCATGATCTTTCGACCGTCGCCGAGTATTTTGACCGGGTTCTTCTGATCAATGTCCGGCGCATTGCCGAAGGCCCGGTGGATACGACATTCACAGCCGAGAACCTTCAGGAAACTTATGGTGGTCGACTTGCCGCCACCCATATCGATGAATTGCATCTGGCGTAA
- a CDS encoding AglZ/HisF2 family acetamidino modification protein produces the protein MLRPRIIPCLLIRKGGLVKTVRFGESKYVGDPLNAVRIFNEKQVDELMVIDIDATVTGKEPNEKMISDLAAECRMPLCYGGGVKTVDQVERLVTLGVEKIAIGSAAIENPDLIVQAAARVGSQSIVGVVDVKATGLLRRYEVVIRNGRKRTGFEPAAYAQRLENLGVGEIFLNSVDCDGEMKGYDFNLIDRIKKAVKLPVTVLGGAGSINDIKDLVQRYPVIGAAAGSLFVFKGKYKAVLINYPSLDEKEALLPSDQL, from the coding sequence ATGTTAAGGCCACGAATCATCCCTTGCCTCCTCATAAGAAAAGGAGGCCTAGTCAAGACCGTGCGATTTGGCGAGTCAAAATATGTTGGAGATCCACTCAACGCGGTTCGAATCTTTAACGAAAAGCAAGTAGACGAGTTGATGGTGATCGATATAGACGCCACTGTGACCGGCAAAGAACCTAACGAAAAAATGATTTCCGACCTAGCGGCAGAATGCCGGATGCCGCTTTGCTACGGTGGAGGAGTTAAAACAGTCGATCAGGTAGAGCGACTTGTCACTTTAGGAGTGGAAAAAATAGCAATTGGTTCGGCCGCGATAGAAAATCCGGATTTGATTGTTCAAGCTGCAGCACGCGTTGGAAGTCAAAGTATTGTTGGGGTTGTTGATGTAAAAGCGACAGGACTTCTGCGCCGGTATGAAGTGGTAATAAGGAATGGCAGAAAGCGAACCGGTTTTGAGCCTGCAGCCTATGCCCAAAGATTAGAAAATTTGGGTGTTGGAGAGATATTTCTCAACTCTGTCGATTGCGATGGTGAAATGAAAGGTTATGATTTTAACTTAATTGATCGAATAAAGAAGGCCGTAAAATTACCAGTAACTGTTCTTGGTGGAGCAGGGTCTATTAACGACATTAAAGATCTTGTGCAACGCTATCCCGTTATTGGAGCTGCCGCCGGTAGCTTGTTTGTATTTAAGGGAAAATACAAGGCTGTACTTATAAACTACCCTAGCTTAGATGAGAAAGAGGCATTATTGCCAAGTGATCAATTATGA
- the wecB gene encoding non-hydrolyzing UDP-N-acetylglucosamine 2-epimerase — protein MLKVMTIVGTRPEIIRLSRTIGVLDQHCDHCLVHTGQNYDYELNQVFFEQLEIRKPDIFLEAAGATAAETIGQVIAKIDSVLEAQRPEAVLILGDTNSALAAISAKRRKIPIFHMEAGNRSFDQRVPEEINRRIVDHIADINLTYSSIAREYLLREGLPPDQVIKTGSPMYEVLNHYLPKIESSDVLTRLDLENERYFVISAHREENIDSERQFDKLVTVLNAVAEDYDLPVIVSTHPRTQKRIDATRISFHPQVRLLKPLGFNDYVHLQVHAKAVLSDSGTITEESSILNFPALNIREAHERPEGMEEAAVMMVGLDPERVKQGLSILQTQSRGDSRSLRLVADYATPNVSEKVVRIIHSYTDYVNRVVWKRY, from the coding sequence ATGCTTAAGGTGATGACAATTGTCGGTACGCGACCTGAGATCATTCGCCTGTCGCGCACAATCGGGGTGTTGGATCAGCACTGTGATCATTGCCTTGTCCATACCGGCCAAAATTATGACTACGAGTTGAACCAAGTTTTTTTTGAGCAGCTGGAGATTCGCAAGCCAGATATTTTTCTTGAGGCAGCGGGTGCTACTGCAGCTGAAACAATTGGCCAAGTGATTGCCAAGATCGATAGTGTATTGGAAGCTCAAAGACCCGAAGCGGTTCTGATTTTGGGCGATACCAACAGTGCGCTCGCGGCGATTTCAGCAAAGCGTCGTAAGATTCCGATTTTCCATATGGAGGCAGGCAATCGCTCTTTCGATCAGCGCGTACCCGAGGAAATCAATCGGCGAATCGTTGATCACATTGCTGACATCAACCTCACCTATAGCAGCATTGCCCGCGAATACCTGCTGCGCGAGGGTTTGCCCCCTGATCAAGTGATCAAAACCGGCAGCCCTATGTATGAAGTGCTAAACCACTACCTACCGAAGATCGAGTCTTCCGATGTTCTGACGCGCCTGGACCTTGAGAATGAGCGTTACTTTGTTATCAGCGCTCATCGTGAAGAAAACATCGATTCGGAACGGCAATTCGACAAGCTGGTGACTGTGTTAAATGCGGTTGCGGAAGACTACGACTTACCCGTTATTGTCTCAACCCATCCGCGCACTCAGAAGCGCATTGATGCCACAAGAATTTCATTCCATCCACAGGTACGATTGCTAAAACCACTGGGCTTTAATGATTACGTTCACTTACAAGTGCACGCCAAAGCTGTTTTGTCGGACAGCGGAACTATCACGGAAGAGTCTTCGATCCTGAATTTTCCAGCATTGAATATACGCGAAGCGCATGAACGCCCTGAAGGCATGGAAGAGGCAGCCGTTATGATGGTTGGTCTGGACCCGGAGCGGGTAAAACAGGGGCTGTCAATTCTTCAAACACAATCAAGAGGCGATAGTCGATCCTTGCGTTTAGTAGCAGATTACGCAACCCCGAACGTCAGCGAAAAAGTGGTAAGAATTATTCATAGCTATACCGATTATGTTAATCGGGTGGTGTGGAAGAGGTATTGA
- a CDS encoding metal ABC transporter solute-binding protein, Zn/Mn family, which translates to MPFFPTARPIARYLVALAFALFVGAGVAHAKPLNVVATTSMIADAARQVAGDRAEVTALMGPGVDPHSYRQTRSDIAALARADLVLWHGLYLEAQLEEFFLDLGKRRNVVAVGEAVAREKLLSHADYEGRFDPHVWMDPKLWETVVYAVRDALIKTDPDGEATYNANADAHVAEIEKLVDYMTSVTATVPKQSRVLLTAHDAFSYFGRGYDFDVLGIQGISTESEAGLRRVEELVDTIVERKISAVFVESSVPERNVRALIEGASARGQDVTIGGTLYSDAMGEPGTYEGTYIGMIDHNATLITRALGGDAPEGGFQGKLAAGS; encoded by the coding sequence ATGCCGTTTTTCCCCACTGCCCGACCCATCGCTCGTTATCTTGTTGCACTTGCCTTTGCGCTGTTTGTTGGCGCGGGCGTTGCGCATGCGAAGCCGCTGAATGTGGTTGCGACCACATCAATGATTGCCGATGCCGCGCGTCAGGTCGCCGGTGATCGGGCAGAGGTGACGGCGCTTATGGGGCCGGGTGTGGATCCGCATTCCTATCGTCAGACGCGAAGCGATATTGCCGCCCTGGCGCGTGCCGATCTTGTTTTATGGCATGGCCTTTATCTGGAGGCGCAGCTTGAAGAGTTCTTCCTTGATCTTGGCAAGCGGCGCAACGTGGTTGCTGTCGGCGAAGCCGTGGCGCGCGAAAAGCTTCTGAGCCATGCGGACTATGAAGGCCGGTTTGATCCGCATGTCTGGATGGATCCGAAGCTCTGGGAAACCGTCGTTTATGCCGTGCGCGATGCCCTGATCAAAACCGATCCCGATGGTGAGGCCACCTATAATGCCAATGCCGATGCCCATGTGGCCGAGATCGAAAAACTGGTCGACTACATGACATCCGTCACCGCCACCGTGCCAAAGCAAAGCCGCGTGCTGTTGACTGCCCATGATGCCTTTAGCTATTTCGGACGTGGCTATGATTTCGATGTGCTGGGCATTCAGGGCATCTCAACAGAGTCTGAAGCCGGCCTTCGTCGGGTCGAGGAACTGGTCGACACCATTGTCGAGCGCAAGATATCAGCCGTCTTTGTCGAAAGCTCCGTCCCGGAACGTAATGTGCGTGCCCTGATCGAAGGGGCTTCTGCCCGTGGCCAGGACGTTACGATTGGTGGTACGTTGTATTCCGATGCGATGGGTGAACCCGGCACCTATGAAGGCACCTATATCGGCATGATCGATCACAATGCGACATTGATCACCCGTGCCCTTGGCGGCGATGCCCCCGAAGGCGGTTTTCAGGGCAAGCTTGCGGCCGGATCATAA
- the mntR gene encoding manganese-binding transcriptional regulator MntR, whose protein sequence is MGDDTQLNPRHNKAEVFARLRDAHAREVTEDYVEMIGDLIAEEGEARSVALAERFGVTAATVNNTIKRLERDGYVTSRPYRSIFLTEKGETLAKKCRERHQIVYNFLVSIGVDPEVAEFDAEGIEHHVSEETLRVFAAKSLR, encoded by the coding sequence ATGGGCGACGACACCCAGCTTAACCCGCGTCACAACAAGGCCGAAGTTTTTGCGCGCCTGCGCGATGCGCACGCCCGCGAAGTGACCGAAGACTACGTGGAAATGATCGGCGACCTGATTGCCGAAGAAGGAGAGGCGCGCTCAGTCGCCCTTGCCGAGCGCTTTGGCGTAACGGCAGCGACCGTGAATAACACCATCAAGCGCCTGGAACGCGACGGCTACGTCACCTCACGCCCCTACCGCTCGATCTTCCTGACAGAAAAAGGCGAAACCCTCGCCAAAAAATGTCGCGAACGCCACCAGATCGTTTATAACTTCCTCGTCTCGATTGGGGTCGATCCTGAGGTTGCCGAGTTTGATGCAGAGGGGATCGAGCATCATGTGAGTGAGGAGACTTTGAGGGTGTTTGCTGCAAAAAGTCTCCGCTAG
- the hisH gene encoding imidazole glycerol phosphate synthase subunit HisH, translating into MYKVSIVDYGLGNIRAFYHIYQRLNIPVEVAATVEQLKSAQKLILPGVGAFDWAMNRLNDSGLRDVLDELVLNRSVPVLGVCVGMQMMASKSAEGDLAGLGWLDAEVVRFNVPKNVSNPLPHMGWNDVSPVEQETIFKDITSPRYYFLHSYCIRPAREENILSRTFYGEDFVSAVTKDNIFGTQFHPEKSHKWGIDLLRNFAEISQC; encoded by the coding sequence ATGTACAAGGTGTCGATTGTCGATTACGGCCTAGGCAACATCCGTGCATTCTACCATATTTACCAGCGATTAAATATCCCAGTTGAAGTTGCAGCAACTGTAGAACAGCTGAAGAGTGCACAGAAACTCATATTGCCGGGAGTTGGTGCCTTTGATTGGGCTATGAACAGATTAAATGATTCGGGCCTTCGTGATGTCCTGGATGAACTTGTACTGAACAGGTCGGTGCCTGTTCTAGGGGTTTGTGTTGGAATGCAGATGATGGCATCTAAAAGTGCAGAAGGAGATCTTGCCGGGCTGGGGTGGCTGGATGCAGAAGTTGTACGCTTCAACGTCCCCAAGAATGTTTCCAACCCACTACCCCACATGGGGTGGAATGATGTTTCACCTGTTGAGCAAGAGACGATCTTTAAAGACATTACCTCTCCGCGTTACTACTTTTTACACTCTTACTGTATTCGGCCTGCCCGCGAGGAAAATATCTTGTCGCGGACTTTTTACGGTGAAGATTTCGTTTCTGCAGTAACCAAAGACAATATATTCGGTACGCAATTTCATCCAGAGAAAAGCCATAAGTGGGGAATCGATTTGTTGCGCAATTTCGCGGAGATTTCGCAATGTTAA
- a CDS encoding metal ABC transporter permease: MIDNLITALGAEFVQLSLTPIVIGTLAAIACALPGNFLLLRRQALIGDAISHVVLPGIVVAFLVTGTITAVPMMLGAGAAAIIAVVMIEIVKRLGRVEPGAAMGLVFTTLFAAGVLFLEITDTSSVHIDVQHALLGNLESLIWFDAEGWGSLLDPAALATLPPQLPRLAVVLVGIGLCIFLFWKELKISTFDAAFAGAIGIRTRVLGFALVVATAVAAVAAFDAVGSIIVIAMFVCPPASARLMTNQLARQVGWSVVFATISAILGYVLAGYGPGWFGSPYAVSAAGMIATVSGVILILTCLFGPQRKRVGQQAEA; this comes from the coding sequence ATGATCGATAACCTGATCACAGCCCTTGGCGCGGAGTTTGTCCAGCTGAGCCTGACGCCAATTGTGATTGGCACGCTGGCCGCCATCGCATGCGCGCTTCCGGGTAATTTCCTGTTGCTGCGCAGGCAGGCCCTGATTGGGGATGCGATCAGTCACGTTGTCCTGCCCGGTATTGTTGTGGCCTTTCTGGTGACCGGCACCATCACCGCCGTTCCGATGATGCTGGGTGCAGGGGCGGCCGCAATCATCGCCGTGGTCATGATCGAAATCGTCAAACGCCTCGGGCGGGTTGAACCGGGGGCCGCTATGGGGCTGGTTTTCACAACCCTGTTTGCCGCCGGTGTTTTGTTCCTTGAAATTACCGATACCAGTTCTGTGCATATTGATGTGCAGCACGCGTTGCTGGGCAATCTTGAAAGTCTGATCTGGTTTGATGCCGAAGGCTGGGGATCGCTTTTGGATCCGGCAGCCCTTGCGACCCTGCCACCGCAATTGCCGCGTCTGGCGGTTGTTCTGGTCGGCATCGGGCTGTGCATTTTCCTGTTCTGGAAAGAATTGAAAATCTCGACCTTTGATGCCGCCTTTGCCGGGGCGATTGGTATTCGTACCCGCGTCCTTGGCTTTGCGCTGGTCGTGGCAACAGCCGTTGCCGCCGTCGCGGCCTTTGATGCGGTCGGGTCGATTATCGTGATTGCGATGTTTGTCTGCCCGCCTGCAAGTGCGCGCCTGATGACCAATCAGTTGGCCCGTCAAGTCGGATGGTCGGTCGTGTTTGCGACCATCTCGGCCATTCTGGGCTATGTCTTGGCGGGGTATGGTCCGGGCTGGTTCGGATCGCCCTATGCGGTCAGTGCCGCGGGCATGATCGCCACGGTTTCCGGTGTGATCCTTATTCTGACCTGCCTGTTTGGCCCGCAACGCAAACGCGTTGGCCAGCAGGCCGAAGCCTGA
- a CDS encoding glycosyltransferase family 4 protein — translation MRILVVHRYYYPDQVPCASIMSTIARRLHQDGHQVDVLTGKPSRTINPSRDKGANSDGCDGLRVFRLNLQPEVGRPVWRIINALYLGLSLLVKAIFTRYDVIISTSIPPVLGGFFASLAARLTRSRFIYYCMDLHPEVGRVSGDFSNPVLYRILLRIDDWSCRQARPVLVHSEDMRNTLRARSRGNEYAIELMNNFALPTRHSNQSKTEWHHSSYNNRLTLIYAGNMGRFQGLETLIGAMGLVAHRKDIELIMMGEGGAKADLISLQKQTNSNVRFYDYQPVEVAKAAINTADIGLVMLTPDIYKYAYPSKTMAYLEQGCPIIAVIEEESELARTMKSDGYGFSIPIGNTEALAQLLMQLADDMSWKEPMRQSASTAFERYFSASVVLDKWTKLVDQSHQTS, via the coding sequence GTGCGTATTCTTGTGGTGCATCGTTACTACTACCCAGACCAAGTGCCATGCGCCAGTATCATGAGCACCATAGCGCGCCGATTGCATCAAGATGGGCACCAAGTCGATGTTTTGACGGGAAAACCAAGCCGAACTATCAACCCTAGTCGTGATAAGGGCGCAAACTCTGACGGTTGTGACGGATTACGGGTTTTCAGGTTGAACTTACAACCTGAAGTCGGTCGTCCCGTCTGGCGGATTATTAACGCTTTGTATCTTGGTCTCAGCCTGCTGGTTAAAGCGATCTTTACGCGTTATGATGTCATTATCTCTACGAGCATTCCCCCTGTTTTAGGCGGTTTTTTTGCATCGCTTGCAGCAAGACTAACCCGTTCACGCTTTATTTATTATTGCATGGACCTTCATCCCGAAGTTGGCCGAGTATCTGGGGATTTTTCCAACCCAGTTCTCTATCGCATACTGCTTCGAATTGATGACTGGAGTTGTAGACAAGCTAGACCCGTATTGGTGCATTCAGAAGATATGCGCAACACGCTGCGAGCACGCTCAAGGGGGAATGAGTATGCAATTGAACTTATGAACAATTTCGCTTTGCCAACCCGGCATAGTAATCAAAGCAAGACTGAATGGCATCACAGTTCATACAATAATCGGCTAACACTGATTTATGCAGGCAACATGGGCCGTTTTCAAGGGCTGGAAACTTTGATCGGTGCCATGGGACTTGTCGCTCATCGCAAGGACATTGAGCTCATTATGATGGGTGAGGGGGGCGCTAAAGCTGATTTGATTAGTCTACAAAAACAGACCAACTCAAATGTGCGGTTCTACGATTATCAACCAGTCGAAGTAGCTAAAGCTGCCATTAATACCGCGGATATTGGATTGGTGATGCTGACTCCCGATATCTACAAATATGCCTATCCGAGCAAAACAATGGCCTATCTGGAACAGGGTTGCCCTATTATTGCTGTGATTGAGGAAGAAAGTGAGCTTGCTAGGACCATGAAATCAGATGGCTATGGATTTTCTATCCCTATAGGAAATACTGAAGCTCTCGCTCAATTATTGATGCAGCTTGCCGATGATATGTCCTGGAAAGAGCCGATGAGACAATCTGCATCGACGGCGTTTGAGAGATACTTCTCTGCCTCAGTTGTGTTGGATAAGTGGACGAAATTGGTCGATCAATCGCACCAAACATCCTAA
- a CDS encoding metal ABC transporter permease — protein sequence MGFGDYFISALFLQAGYNSALVAIGAGLLGLSAGSAGAFIFLRKRALVSDAISHATLPGVGLAFIIMVAFGSDGRWLPGLILGSAISSAIGLLMVEWITRKTRLTEDAAIGAVLSVFFGFGIVLLTVIQTMSSGRQAGLENFLLGSTAGMLISEATTIAVAGAMAAGFVFLLRRPMTLVAFDPEYAATTGVNVRNIDLAMMGLALIVTVIGLKIVGLILIVALLIIPPVAARFWTNQVGKMIGIAAVIGGLSGYVGAVLSAAHAALPTGPIIVLVAFGFFMISALFSPLRGGLASALRHQRFQLRVHRRQGLLSLARREPIYDGLTIRILRRAGMIRADGVATARGRIAAEKAAHDEARWAMARRMLPDDSTIERYDGLTPIERMMTPDQIAEIDRMIQNAQTTQGAKA from the coding sequence ATGGGATTTGGTGATTATTTCATAAGCGCCCTTTTCCTGCAGGCTGGCTATAACAGCGCGCTTGTTGCAATCGGTGCGGGCTTGCTCGGCCTGTCGGCCGGCAGTGCCGGGGCGTTTATTTTCCTGCGCAAACGGGCCTTGGTTTCCGATGCGATCAGCCACGCCACCCTGCCCGGTGTCGGGCTTGCATTCATCATTATGGTGGCGTTTGGCAGTGACGGGCGCTGGTTGCCGGGGCTTATTCTGGGATCGGCGATTTCATCGGCCATCGGGCTTTTGATGGTCGAATGGATCACACGCAAAACCCGCCTGACAGAGGATGCCGCCATTGGTGCGGTTCTTTCGGTATTTTTCGGATTTGGCATCGTTCTTTTGACCGTCATCCAGACCATGTCATCAGGCCGTCAGGCCGGGCTTGAAAACTTCCTGCTGGGCTCCACCGCTGGCATGTTGATTTCAGAAGCCACCACCATCGCCGTTGCGGGGGCCATGGCGGCAGGCTTTGTTTTCCTGCTTCGGCGTCCGATGACGCTGGTGGCATTTGATCCGGAATATGCCGCGACCACTGGCGTTAATGTCCGCAATATCGATTTGGCCATGATGGGGCTTGCCCTGATTGTCACGGTGATCGGACTTAAGATCGTCGGCCTTATCCTGATTGTGGCCCTTTTGATCATTCCGCCGGTGGCGGCGCGGTTCTGGACCAATCAGGTCGGCAAGATGATCGGCATTGCCGCCGTCATTGGCGGTCTTTCGGGTTATGTCGGGGCGGTATTATCGGCCGCGCACGCAGCACTTCCGACTGGTCCGATCATTGTTCTGGTGGCCTTTGGGTTCTTTATGATCTCTGCCCTGTTTTCGCCGTTGCGTGGCGGGCTGGCGTCCGCCCTGCGGCATCAACGGTTTCAGCTCCGCGTGCATCGCCGGCAAGGCTTGCTGTCGCTTGCGCGCCGTGAACCGATTTATGACGGGCTGACCATACGCATCCTGCGCCGCGCCGGGATGATCCGCGCAGACGGGGTTGCCACCGCACGCGGCCGCATTGCCGCCGAAAAGGCCGCCCATGACGAAGCCCGCTGGGCGATGGCGCGCCGGATGCTGCCCGATGATTCCACTATTGAACGTTATGACGGGCTGACCCCGATTGAACGGATGATGACGCCCGACCAAATCGCCGAGATTGATCGCATGATCCAGAACGCACAAACCACACAGGGAGCAAAGGCATGA
- a CDS encoding dTDP-4-dehydrorhamnose reductase family protein — translation MKTKILIFGASGMLGNTLLRYFSQKGLYHVVGSVRGTGSLRDIADNGSYRQVSGIDAENTDHLLRVFEIARPDVVVNCVGVVKQLAEADDELVSIPLNSLLPHRLARLCAATGSRLIHISTDCVFSGKSGGYTESDLPDAVDLYGRSKLMGEVNYPHAITLRTSLIGHELNGARSLINWFLSQEGSVRGFTKAIFSGLPTVEIARVIETHVLPNPVLHGLYHLSVDPISKHDLLTLVKDIYGKRIEIVPDDAFLIDRSLDSARFRRATGYSPKSWPELIQDMHDFG, via the coding sequence ATGAAAACTAAAATATTGATTTTTGGTGCAAGTGGGATGCTTGGGAACACTTTGTTGCGCTATTTCTCTCAGAAAGGCTTGTATCATGTAGTTGGATCGGTACGCGGCACAGGTTCATTGCGAGACATCGCCGACAATGGCTCCTACAGACAGGTTTCGGGTATTGATGCAGAAAATACGGATCACTTATTGCGTGTTTTCGAGATCGCACGCCCTGATGTGGTAGTGAATTGCGTCGGTGTTGTAAAGCAACTGGCAGAGGCAGATGATGAGCTTGTATCCATCCCATTAAACAGTTTATTGCCTCATCGTTTGGCACGGCTGTGCGCTGCAACTGGGAGTCGTTTGATTCATATCAGCACTGATTGCGTCTTTTCTGGAAAGAGTGGCGGGTATACTGAAAGTGATCTACCTGATGCCGTTGACTTATATGGTCGTAGCAAGTTGATGGGAGAGGTTAACTACCCGCATGCGATAACTTTACGAACCTCCTTGATCGGTCATGAGTTGAATGGCGCACGTAGTTTGATTAATTGGTTTCTCTCTCAAGAAGGCAGTGTGCGGGGCTTCACCAAGGCGATATTTTCTGGTTTGCCGACAGTTGAAATCGCCCGGGTTATTGAGACACATGTACTGCCAAATCCTGTATTACATGGGCTATACCACCTTTCGGTGGACCCAATAAGCAAGCATGATCTGCTGACACTCGTGAAAGATATCTATGGCAAGCGGATCGAGATCGTTCCTGATGATGCATTCCTCATCGATCGTTCATTAGATTCCGCACGTTTTCGTCGGGCTACGGGCTATTCGCCAAAATCTTGGCCTGAATTGATTCAAGATATGCATGATTTTGGATAA